Genomic DNA from Pleurodeles waltl isolate 20211129_DDA chromosome 1_2, aPleWal1.hap1.20221129, whole genome shotgun sequence:
AGTACTGACACAGGAGAGAACTGATAGACTGAGATTATTGGTGCTACTGACACAGGCGAGAACTGATAGACCGAGATTATTGGTGCTATTGACACAGGAGAGAATTGATAGACCGAGATTATTGGTAGTACTGACACAGGCGAGAACTGATAGACCGAGATTATTGGTAGTACTGACACAGGTGAGAACTGATAGACCAAgattattggttgtactgacacaggaGAGAATTGATAGACCAAgattattggttgtactgacacaggaGAGAACTGATAGACCGAgattattggttgtactgacacaggaGAGAATTGATAGACTGAGATTATTGGTAGTACTGACACAGGTGAGAACTGATAGACTGAGATTATTGGTGCTACTGACACAGGAGAGAATTGATAGACTGAGATTATTGATAGTACTGACACAGGAGAGAATTGATAGACTGATATTATTGGTAGTACTGACACAGGAGAGAACTGATAGACTGAGATTATTGGTGCTACTGACACAGGAGAGAATTGATAGACTTAGATTATTAGTTGTACTGACACAGGAGAGAACTGATAGACCAAgattattggttgtactgacacaggaGAGAACTGATAGACTGAgattattggttgtactgacacaggaGAGAACTGATAGACTGAGATTATTGTTGCTACTGACACAGAAGAGAACTGATAGACCGAgattattggttgtactgacacaggaGAGAACTGACAGACCGAGATTATTGGTAGTACTGACACAGGAGAGAACTGATAGACTGAgattattggttgtactgacacaggaGAGAACTGATAGACCGAgattattggttgtactgacacaggaGGGAACTGATAGACTGAGATTATTGGTGCTACTGACACAGGAGAGAACTGATAGACCGAgattattggttgtactgacacaggaGGGAACTGATAGACTGAGATTATTGGTGCTACTGACACAGGAGAGAACTGATAGACCGAGATTATTGGTAGTACTGACACAGGAGGGAACTGATAGACTGAGATTATTGGTGCTACTGACACAGGAGAGAACTGATAGACCGAgattattggttgtactgacacaggaGGGAACTGATAGACTGAGATTATTGGTGCTACTGACACAGGAGAGAACTGATAGACCGAgattattggttgtactgacacaggaGGGAACTGATAGACTGAGATTATTGGTGCTACTGACACAGGAGAGAATTGATAGACCGAGATTATTGGTAGTACTGACACAGGAGAGAACTGATAGACCGAGATTATTGGTAGTACTGACACAGGAGAGAACTGATAGACTGAgattattggttgtactgacacaagCGAGAACTGATAGACTGAgattattggttgtactgacaggAGAGAACTGATAGACCAAgattattggttgtactgacacaggaGAGAACTGATAGACCGAGATTATTGGTAGTACTGACACAGGAGAGAACTGATAGACCGAGATTATTGGTGCTATTGACACAGGAGAGAACTGATAGACTGAgattattggttgtactgacacaggcGAGAACTGATAGACTGAgattattggttgtactgacaggAGAGAACTGATAGACCAAgattattggttgtactgacacaggaGAGAACTGATAGACCGAGATTATTGGTAGTACTGACACAGGAGGGAACTGATAGACTGAgattattggttgtactgacacaggtTGAGAACTGATAGACTGAgattattggttgtactgacacaggaGAGAATTGATAGACTGAgattattggttgtactgacacaggaGAGAACTGATAGACCAAGATTACTGATAGTACTGACACAGGAGGGAACTGATAGACCGAGATTATTGGTCGTACTGACACAGGTGAGAACTGATAGACTGAGATTATTGGTGCTACCTACACAGGAGATAACTGATAGACCAAgattattggttgtactgacacaggaGAGAACTGATAGTGAgattattggttgtactgacacaggcGAGAACTGATAGACTGAGATTATTGGTAGTACTGACACAGGTGAGAACTGATAGACTGAGATTATTGGTAGTACTGACACAGGAGGGAGCTGATAGACTGAgattattggttgtactgacacaggaGAGAACTGATAGACTGAgattattggttgtactgacacaggaGAGAACTGATAGACCAAGATTATTGATAGTACTGACACAGGAGGGAACTGATAGACTGAGATTATTGGTGCTATTGACACAGGAGAGAATTGATAGACTGAGATTATTAGTGCTACTGACACAGGCGAGAACTGATAGACTGAGATTATTGGTGCTACTGACACAGGTGAGAGCTGATAGACCAAGATTATTGGTGCTACTGACACAGGAGAGAACTGATAGACTGAgattattggttgtactgacacaggaGAGAACTGATAGACCAAGATGATTGATAGTACTGACACAGGAGGGAACTGATAGACCAAGATTATTGGTAGTACTGACACAGGAGGGAACTGATAGACTGAGATTATTGGTAGTACTGACACAGGAGGGAACTGATAGACTGAGATTATTGGTCGTACTGACACAGGTGAGAACTGATAGACTGAGATTATTGGTGCTATTGACACAGGAGAGAACTGATAGACTGAgattattggttgtactgacacaggcGAGAACTGATAGACTGAGATTATTGGTAGTACTGACACAGGAGAGAACTGATAGACCAAgattattggttgtactgacacaggaGAGAACTGATAGACCGAgattattggttgtactgacacaggaGAGAACTGATAGACTGAGATTATTGGTGCTATTGACACAGGAGAGAACTGATAGACTGAGATTATTGGTAGTACTGACACAGGAGAGAATTGATAGACCGAGATTATTGGTAGTACTGACACAGGGGAGAACTGATAGGCCGAgattattggttgtactgacacaggaGAGAACTGATAGATCGAGATTATTGGTTGTACTGAAACAGGAGAGAACTGAAAGACCGAGATTATTGGTAGTACTGACACAGGAGAGAGCTGATAGACTGAgattattggttgtactgacacaggtGAGAACTGATAGACTGAGATTATTGGTGCTACTGACACAGGTGAGAACTGATAGACCGAGTTTAATGTTAGTACTGACACAGGTGAGAACTGATAGACTGAGATTATTGGTAGTACTGACACAGGAGGGAGCTGATAGACTGAGATTATTGGTGCTACTGACACAGGAGAGAGCTGATAGACTGAGATTATTGGTGCTACCGACAGAGTAGTAGACAGTGATACAAACACAAGAGAGGTTTGTATGTACGGACCTGGAGGTCATGGGTCACGCAGCCTCCTCAGACACAGTGGCGATAGACTGCTTTTAACAAGGGTGTACAACAGCAGGGCCAAGTgccagggggtgggaggtgtgcatgggctgagtgagagcAATTCTCCCCTAGAGGCTGCTTGTGGTGATAAAAATGAGAATGAAATCTGATGATCAATTCAATGAAGTGGGATCTTTATTGGCCACAGTCATTGACCGCTCTGACTGCTCTCTACAACTGTGCCTTCTGGAATCCCCCCCGAGGATCTCTCATTCCACATCCTATGTATagcatggaatgtagaatgtatgaGATCACCACACTGCTGATCCCAGAACACACTGACCGCTTCTTGCTATGCGCTTGGGTGGTGCTGTGGGGTGTACACCCCCCTGCACCGTCTTCATCCCTGTGGTCCTGGCAGAGGATGGTGGAGGCTGTGCTGATGTACCAAGAGAGCAGACATGGTAGAGGCTGAGGAAGGGTGGCTAGAGTTTCTGGGGGGTCCTGTTGGATGTACAGAGAGTACAATCCTGGTAGAGGctgaggtagggtgggtgggcttCGGGGTTGGGGGGTCCTGGTGTATATGCAGAGAGTAGAGTCCTGGTGGAGGCTCAGGTAGcgtgggtggggcttctggccaATCCTGGTGGAAAAGGATGTACAGAGAGCACTATCCTGGTGGAGGCTGAGGTAGCCTGGGTTATGGTTGAAGGTGGTGCTGGTGTAGGTGGTAGATTCTGATGTAGGCTGGGTGGAGGCTGATGCAGTGAGTGATACACGCTTGGATTCAAGGGGTTCCTGGTGGAGTATGGGATAAGCCGAGGGCAGAGTACAGACACAGAAGAGGATGTGTAAGTGTTGGTAGGACGATCGGAGTCTCTGAGTGGTACAGTTATGGGATCTGCGTTTCCATCTCTGCCCCTGGTGACGGTGAGGTGGGCAGTGGTTAGATGTTCAGTTATCCAGAACACAATACATCGATAAGACTCGGGAGTGTGGGGGAGTATGGGTAGAGGCAAAGGAGGACAACCCTCTTTCACTACTTCAAAATGGGGACTTTAGAGGGTGAATGCACAGAGAGGACAGTCTTGGACGGTGGAGGCGGGTGGCTGGTGACGATGAAGGATACTGGTATGGTGGACATACCATCTACACCTCCAACAAGGTGGCACCGGTTTCGGAGGATGGAGACTGGGGTCTGCAGAGCGCAGATCCTACAGGAGTGTCACAGTGGTATAAGCAGACACGGGACGTGGGTGACTGGGGCGCAGAACACAGCTCTGGGGTCTGCAGGATCTGCACCCACACCCCAGTGCTGCTGCGGCTGAGGATGAAGAGGTGGCTGTGCAGAGTATGGAGATCTCAGAACTGTCACGGACATGAGGGGTGGGTTTGGGAGATGTGATGTGGATTGAGAAAGACACAGCTGTGGGTGCTGGGAGTTTGCACCCAACCCCAAGAGGTGGTTCACTGGTTGAGGATGGGAAGTACTGAGGGGGGCAGAATATAGAGAGATTGAAGAGGAATCACACATTGGGTTGAGGAGACGACAAAGACTTAGTAAAAAGCAGCTATGGACACCTGAACCTACACCCTGTGGAGGTGGGAGCACTGGTAGAGCATGGAAAGCACTGAGGCAGAGATGCCGGCCATGGAGATGTAGAAGGTGTTACAAGCAGTAAGTTAAAGGCAGCATCTCCACCTATACCTCAGAGGAGCAGTGGTTTGGAAATATGATGACACTCTGGCCAAACTCCCAGCTCAGAACTTCCTCCAGATGAGGCACTGTCAGGGTCTTCACCACATAGGGATTGGCGTTCAGCCCCAGCCGTGCCTCCGCCACCCACCCACCGCCCTTGTGCATGCAGCAGTAGGCACTCCAAAAGTAGAGTGGTACGTTCACACGCTCCTTGATCCACACCCCCTGTCCTGGCTGCGACCCAGATGGTACGACACCCATAAGTACGTGGGTTTTGCTGCAAGCGGGCAGGACGTTGACCTTCAGATGGGTCTCGTACTGGTTCCACGTGCCGCTGTTCAGCTTGGACTCCTGGGGCGCCATGTTGGTGTAGGTGAATGTGGCAAGCTGTGCTTTGCTGCTGTGGTGCTGGCTGGGGTTCAGGTGACCCCGGGTGTACCCAGAGTTCCTGTAGTCATCATTCACAGCCTGGTTTTCAGTAATAAGTTCTAGGTGTTCCCGGAGGACGCTGCTTGACGGCTTCTCCATGTTGGTGCTATTGAGGTCCGAGAGCTGAAATGGAGGAAGAGACATCCAAGTGAGGAGATTGCTGGAGTCAATGGCGGATCTATGAGTAAAGAGCAGGCAAGGCAAGGGTCGGTGGAGCGAACGTGAGATGTGCATGCAACATCATGACATCCATGCAAGACTAATGCAGATGAATGAGTACAGTGACTGAGTAGAGAGCAGACAGAGTACGGGTACATGGAGTGAACATGCGATGTGCATGCAACATCACAATGTCTAAGCAAGACTGATGTAGAAGAATGAGTACAGTGACTGAGTAAAGAGAAGACAGGGTACGGGTATGTGGAGTGAACATTAGATGTGCATGCAACATCATGACGTCCATGCAAGATTAATGCAGAAGATTGAGTACAGCAACTGAGTAAGGAGCAGACAGGGTACGTGGAGTGAACATGAGATGTGAAGGCAACATCACAATGTCTAAGCAAGACTAATGCAGAAGAATGAATACAGTGACTGAGTAAAGAGAAGACAGGGTACGGGTATGTAGAGTGAACATTAGATGTGCATGCAACATCAGGGCGTCCAAGCAAGATTAATGCAGAAGAATGAGTACAGCAACTGAGTAAGGAGCAGACAGGGTACGTGGAGTGAACATGAGATGTGAAGGCAACATCAGGGCGTCTAAGCAAGACTAATGCAGAAGAATGAGTACAACGACTGAGTAAAAAGCAGACAAGGTACGTGGAGTGAACATGAGATGTGCAAGCAACATCACGACGTACAAGCAAGACTCAAGCAGAAGAATGAGtacagtgtgtgagaaagtagcctctttctagccttgttacccccacttttggcctgtttgtgagtgtatgtcagggtgttttcactgtctcactgggatcctgctagccagggcccagtgctcatagtgaagaccctatgttttcagtgtgtttgttatgtgtcactgggaccctgctagtcaggaccccagtgctcataagtttgtggcctatatgtatgtgttccctgtgtggtgcctaactgtctcactgaggctctgctaaccagaacctcagtggttatgctctctcatttctttcaaattgtcactaacaggctagtgaccaattttaccaatttacattggcttactggaacacccttataattccctagtatatggtactgaggtacccagggtattggggttccaggagatccctatgggctgcagcatttcttttgccacccatagggagctctgacaattctta
This window encodes:
- the LOC138252811 gene encoding endonuclease domain-containing 1 protein-like: MNSSFLQASLLLAALAAGCTNAEVVDNFLEIPECVRSFHQKLEPTGLSSNRTASICQRLDGLYFYATLYDVSRRIPLYSAYVLEVSNTSRPDISSSNWYLEPMLSDLNSTNMEKPSSSVLREHLELITENQAVNDDYRNSGYTRGHLNPSQHHSSKAQLATFTYTNMAPQESKLNSGTWNQYETHLKVNVLPACSKTHVLMGVVPSGSQPGQGVWIKERVNVPLYFWSAYCCMHKGGGWVAEARLGLNANPYVVKTLTVPHLEEVLSWEFGQSVIIFPNHCSSEV